In the genome of Rhopalosiphum padi isolate XX-2018 chromosome 1, ASM2088224v1, whole genome shotgun sequence, the window ATCCAACAAAAGGGCACTACCGTCTACCGGCTAAATAGGTTGAGAACCGCTGATATAGGAATATGTTGGTAATTGGTAGaaatgtagaatataataaagcTCATGAGAAACAATCTGAGGCATATCATCCGTGATCCGTCCATCATCGGGGGTCCCTTGTGTTTTGTTTAGATTAATGATCAAAATTATAGGctgaataaaatttatataccaacaatctacatattatattattgatactatTTTATTACCTGTTTATACATACTGGTTACTGCAAATCTGCTTATAGTTTATATccgacattttttaaattttttaaaaatgtcacatTGACGTATTGTGATCttcaaaaaaaatgtcttcACTTTTTATGACCTTTGTTTATGctcataatttagtttttttacattaaaattagataagtacaatttatatttatattttagattctgaacggagtgatgaatgtattgattttacaatgatgtattattatatatttaatttttgtgccTGTCATcatgttttggagtagtaatagtgctttgatgatttttaacttcaacctctctttgaaaagaaaaatcaaTCTAGTTATAgtactttggggggtcaaaagtaaaaaatgttcagtAGTGTTCAAGCGCGTCaagaaaaaccttaaaaaagtaacggaaaaacgggaatttttacgcataaccagttttgacaaaatcgattttttaattttgctataactcaaaaacaaattattgtaaatatttaaaattttcatcaaatgtttatattagcgttctCTGTTTATGattagattttcaaaatattttgcctttttttaagctatttatagacaattgaaattttctaagttggttttttgaaaaaactataaaaaaaaattggtttttattataatagttgtacctacttatcgtagtaaaaaaaaaaatcaataattgttagtctcattttttgtttataagcatttaaactttaaagttcaaatgtttacaaaatatgtcaaaatcgcgaaaatttgcaatgaattttaaagttgaaaattcatatcatttttgtgatttatacctaaggttaaaaacccaatacaagattctccataactttttcttcaaataattgtaaacaaaaattcaagcgtcaatatagaaacagttttaataatatgatttttaattttttacggaatcgcataaaataatgatgttaaatttaaatataggtaataatataatatatcctactagttatcctagactgacaaatcatttctgttcagaatcgtttttcgtatacaatgatacctgaaatttcattcaaatttaaacacatccattatatagTGACCTACTCCCCAATTCTACTAtatagcagagcgatacccatttgcccaccattttttatttactattatttaattttttagcataCCTAGAGAATATTCGTAATACgtagtttaaaaattgttggtttacattacataacattaattatacggtataataacgaaaaatatcTTATCTGcagtattaagaaaataattccaTAAATGTCTTCtggtaataatatctataaaagtataaataacttaaaaagaattaaaatatcttaaaattatagtatgtgtagaaaatgataatataaaaatgttgttttttaacctaacctattcgtttttgaattacaacctaataagaaaattgatttatttaaaattatagctgcgtaaaaattttgttttttctttatttttttcctccgattattttgaaaagtatactGAACATTTTCAATTCGCTCTCAGAAACCACCCTCAAtgttgaaaattgaagcatttttcctattataaaatatgtatcaaatgtataatataaaacattttttttttttgttccccaCATAAATACTTCTATATTtcacatacaaaaatattactaacaTTTCACGAGTGTGTATTTTTTGAGAACCCTTTTGCTAATATCATACCACGACACTTCCATGATATGTAGGAGTCCTACATTGTAGGACGTAAGtactataggtagtaggtagatAGACTTACCTATACCCTTTCTAAGCatcgaaatatattttgtttttatataaagcatattattattcaaatatatttaatgatctaGTGCTGGAGAAGAGAATAATTCTGATGACGTTATAAGATCCATCATACTCTTTTCACTGGAACATTGGTCctctaaaattgttattatgctCTGgctacaaaattatcataatatatatagtcttGAATTTGAAAGTCTAAGAACTAGGTATATGATAttttggtatataaaatatacactatatctATATGTTGTGTAGCCGtatagatataaatgtatataatattgtatataataggtataatattacctatattaccgTCAGAAAAATATGAACATAAGTGGTTGAATCCGGGGACTGAAATTGTGTGTATAGTACAAAATGCTAAGTGTGTAATACGAAACTAAAAAGTGTGTAAAGGCCAAACTGTGTTTTAcagtttttctttatattatttttgattgattgattgattaatataacatatattaatacactGACATACgagtatttagtaaaaatatcttttctgtataatatatataatagcaatatGTTATAAGCAAAAGTCAAAATTGGGtaaaacttgaatttttcatGATACTAgagaaaaatatcatatttaggaaacatttaatataaattgtgtagtacaaaaacatttatattttagtttttagttagaAAACCTAAGacgtataggtattaggtatataattttggtACATAACCAGACCATGATGCCCTTATacgctattaaataaatacattttaatcgcACTAATAATAGAACAATcaataactgataaattatcGGAATAAAATTTCTTGTgctcaaattttgtattacctacctatctaaacacgcatattatatataaatatgtgctaaaaatcaataaaattactttaaaaatatttaaaaatgctcttaaaatgcctaacaaaatttaaaattaaatcttaagtTTTCAATTCTACGTTGTATGAAATGCATTTTGTACTTGAAAAGCATTTccttgtaacaaaaaaaataatgattttatgcattCAAATTCGAGCCCCAATAACAAATACACAATGTATTATAACAGGTatacagtatatgtatataactattaattttaattcgaaaaaaaaataatcgaattCGTCGCAATTCGTCCGTTTTCTGGAATGCGTGAACGGATCTTGatctttttaaagaaattttgcACAAACTATATGTATACGATGTTACGATAAATCTTATTGCCATTTATCAGCGGCGACGGCGCCACGACGGACGTCACGCCGACGATTCAGCCGTCTACTATATAGACTAGGTACTGCAATAATAGTGATCTTGCGCCCTTAACGTtcacgtataaatatatgtgtttaataCGAACAACGTATACAACAGCGTTAAAAGATTTATATGGCATGGCAGCTTAttcatttgtttgtttatttattttaatattatctaaaaccaAGTTGTttgtaaattacttttataattttattttataccacgAGTGTGCAAAAAAACGCGCGTATTAGGTAAATACATTTGTATGGTTcaataaaatcaagttttttcTATATTCATGATTGcatgataataatactattatactattatacatgacAACTGATAACATAAGTAAAGATGTATTATGTTCATATGGTTAAGCGTAGTCGTTACATAAttaatgtatacctatgtataaaaattaaattgtatattattaggtacacgtatatttataaatatacttacgtGTCAATAATGGGAAAATTTAGGGGTCTTTATTCTAAATGTTATTAGTTCATTTActcttaattattttgtaactgaACTGTTTCTGTAAATGACCTTAACTGTAGGTATAGTTCCCTACGACCTACATACAGGTGCATATATGCCTGTGTCCTGTGcatatagatactataatataatgttaaatttaaatatttaaatattattttaatattaaagttatacctattatattttgatgtcTTAGTATATAATTTCATCATGTGGTAAAAATGGTCTAGCCATaacttcataattattaagattaGCCTCTTATATAAGAATATGTCATACCCTCATGTATTGTCTCCGTTTAATTTACGCATAAGTGCATAAcatggtaaaaatgtattacgttcagaaaaattatttttactctattatttttaatattatattgaatacaacGCTCTAATGACTTCCAAACGTGATAAGGAAtaagaataacataataattaatatataatagctagttaggtatgtatataatattattatagtgaattgactaaaaaaaaataaaaaataaatataaaaaatataaaatatttaatataacaataaattctaTAGCagcaactttttattaaaaactaataaaaaaatgggtagaatattatttaggggACCCgtgtaagaatttttttaatgttgtaagTTTAAGAAAGTTATgagcaatttaaaattgttatttttttttgtattgtacttacctattattttttgtgaacgaaaaataaattggcATGCCTGTAATTTATTCCCGATATTTCGATTTAATTACGGATTCACGTTtacctaatagttttatttgaaaTCTGATCATCAGAATAATTCGTAAAACTTGTAActcgtatcatatattattataatattatattgtacctacactGAATCTGCTTTGAACGAACcttgaaaaacaaattacacAGTAATAGGTACTTGTGTACTACATTATGTAATGCGAtttttacatacttattatgtaCCGAACGATGAGCACTAAATGTGTAAATACCTAATGAATACataaataggtatctatatgTAGGATATACTATAGTAGTACAGTAAGGTCTATATGCAGACATtcagtatatatttaatcacaCACCGTCGTTTATTTATTCTCTGGTTTGAGGAAAAAAaggattttatttaatgttatattaatatttatttctatcttTGTGcagcgttatatattataaatattataaaatatttataaacccaTACCagatacaactatattatataacataagtacctaaatattcCACacgaataatatgttattggtatttaaaacgtaaaataataataacaaaataatagaaaaccgttataaattataaaggtatAAATAGTGTAGAACGTcacttaagtttaaataaacagATAACTTTCAAGAATCCGTGAAAAACCGGTCACACGTGCAGTCTTTTACAGGTACACCGTACACTTACTAACATACCGTtacacgatatataatataaattaaacataaaatatatatattatatacacatactgTGTGCACCGACGTTTTGAGTGGGTGGCTCGAACGAGTGTGTTGGAGAAACGACTGTCGTTTCAAAATTCGACAGTGATTAATTGTGGTCACATTCTGAGTAATTGTAGAAATTTTAGTATTGTACCGATGAATAAACTTCATTGTTTTATTCACTAATAAGGGTCCAACagctataatatcattataatttataatatatatagccaattatatataaaaatcacattattGATTTTGTCTTGTATCGTCAATAATGTTATGAACTAAAATATCAGGTCTTTCAATCAATTTCCCTACTAATAAAATAGGAAATTGATTTTAAGATCCCAGAACGCTTTCTCATTAATTTGTGGTCACCTGTACatcgtttataatatgaatacctatatacttttcGTATACTACAATTTTAAAGTACCCTGCCCCTTTTAACTTCTAGTTTTCCATCAGCCTgctacaacataatatacagtatataccttCAATCTTCATGTATTACAGGTATTTAATTCCGTTTTTGATTCAACTGCTTCCGCCATAATGGTTTATTGAATTACATCCACCATCCACTAGTGCCACTTCTTTTTCCGCTCATCTTCCTCCCTTTCAATGACCTCCGTCACTAATGTAGTAATTATAGAAGTCTACGATTCCATAATAAACAGCATGACGTTCGTGTTCACGAAATCTCTCTGGTGATTGGTGACTTCCAATCAAATTTTTGTATTAGCCACGATACATGCTGAACACCGATCATACTCAAGTCTTAAACGATACCTATGATCCGCGTTATCTATAGAGTAGAGGTAGTGAGAGTGCACTCagttaaaaatttagtattttcacAGGTAATACGCAAGCATCCATGATCCATAGCAAtatagcattgattatatattaatcaatgtCCATATAGTGCAGCCTGTGTTGATATGTGAACGCCTCGTGCTTTCTGCTTATCCATTTATCGAAATCTCCGATTAGCTGTATTAGTAGATCCATAATAGAAGTACAGAAGTTTAGAAAATTAGAACTAATAAATCTGAAGAGTTTGTGTAAACGAGGTATCTATACATGTTGGACTTTTTTTAAAATGGTAGAGTGGTACGCGTATCTATGTTAGAGCCTTttctcaaattatatattatattcattattgtgACCTCGATTGCGACCTGTGCGATACGCCTCGATTTATTGTTCtaattatgtatcataatatattatgtgaataatttattgttttagtaattttggttataaataaattattttataggtgcCTACATAGTATATtctaacaatacaataatatgcaatCTAATCCATTATAACACGTTGaacctattaaaaattatttgttttttttatataagaataaataagtattaattattaatattaaatatacatattatatataaggttCAGATtggcaaaatatataaaattatcaccATAAAAAGATAGGTACTTCCTATGCCGATAAACATATAGTACACCACACTAGCATATATACTTTTGTGTAGTTTTACACCGATAGGGGCCTATATATGCCGATGTTCGCCTGCATAATATACTAAACTGTTTACACAGTTGACCGAAACATCTGTCTACATTGAGGTTTCATTATTTCCAAGAGTGTTTATAGGTAACTACAGTCAAATTTGAGTATATTCGCCGGTAGAAGTACACAAAATCAAAttctttctttctttatttttttttatgttttatactcTTATGAAACTATTATAAAGTAGAATATTAGTAGGTTttgtttattaactattaagtaataactgatatttttttaaatggcttATAGACTAATCAAGGTTAGAACGTACcagttataatatgtttgcaGTGGTGCGtcaaaatgatataaaacaGATGGTTTGATATTGCAATGTTTTAACCAGAATATCAATGGCTTATTCATTTTTCCAGAGCGAAATTATACTGACATGTTCAAGAATTGTTACcgatgttgtttattttattttggtttcgGTCGTCGTTCCGAAGAAGTGGGCCTCAATCTAGGGCTGTTGGAAAATGGAAACTCAGTTGCCGGCAGTACCGAACACTACACTGTTCAAAAGATATCGAGGTTGGTACTTATCAAGTTATTATAACGAAAACcgcattacatttaatttaaaattgtgtacataatagtataatactcgtGCACACTACTTTACGTCATATGAAGTTAATTATTACCACCACATTACAGTTTTGGTCGACATATTTCTCATGATGAGGATGGACTTTCTGTGTCAGGTTTTACGAGCGATGGCGAAGACGACGATCCTCCGCCAAAAACACATACCATGAAGAAAAGAGGTAAATGGggaaaaccaataaataaactCAAAGACCCAAAAACTCCAAATTCATTTCAAACACTAGCTGGTGTCAGTATGATGATGTTACAGCCTATCACAGCGGGAGCTGGTTCTACTTCAACACCAGATTTGGTGAGTTaggttttaaaatacttaaaatattacactcagtgatatttagtaaattattgaaaattaattaaaatcaagcaataaattatttttcaaattgttcgtcgacttctattatatatatatatattttttttaaaagtttaaacgtatatatattaatataaaagatgaatatatataataagtgactgaacatttaaaaataatacacattattaattaaacctcAACACACGATTTTACCATTATATAACACGGTtttcaaatcaattataaaaagacCTGTCAATTGTAAAAAACcagatagttttaaaaaaaaactcaagaaTAAATTGTAcgaaaatagaacattttttagatattgACGTCCTAACTCTTGTTAGTGCGTTTTTatccttattatttttttaagagtttAACATCTGGTAAGAAAGAATTTTCCAAGAAAGAAGATAAAATGGATTATCTTTCTCCTGCATCGTGTAAAGAAACTACAGGTTGGCTTAAATCTCAGAGTATGCAGGTAAAAAGGGATTATCCTCtatcgattaaaaataaattaactaaaaacaatacattgatttttaattataggatATGACGTCGACAACAGACTCCGATAGTTTTGCATTATCGTCAAAAAGTGCCGACGACAATACATCAAATTCAACTGCACGTCCTCATCGTTTCGGATCGGTAGCAACATCAATGATTAATGTCACTAGTAGATTAACATCAATAAGATCAAAATCTAGTGAGGTGGTTTCGAATACTTGGAAAACACCTGTAGACAATGCACCTCCAGTTGATCCTAATGCACACCAAGAACAAGCTTATGGGaacgttaattttaaaatcacataCGATCAACatacaaaaaagtaatattactaacaaaatacaatatacatattatagactaAGGCGCCGCAATAGCATGCTGAATAATTTCCAAACTTGAGGCAAACTACCATTTGATCACACATGCACTCACAGCTtttaatctacatttttttttacttaatagtataaatattattattaaaaacttgttATCACACTAAGCCACTAAATCTATTGCCCGGTACCCACCTACCCACCCGCCATTTTCATATTGGGATATTGCCTATTGCCTCAAAAAAGACTACTCCGGCCCGCCACTCCTAACAGTCCtaacatatacctattttatatacagAGTTAGTACTAAATAAGACTAGAGAAGTTAttcatgatttatatatttatagtacgtAAGTATGATTCAAGTGTACCTTGTAATTGAAAAGGcaggtcactttaatggatgtattaaatttaaatttaataatttatttattgcatcGAACAACGATTCTGAGTGGATATCGCATTGTCAGCCTTTTTATTTCAAACTTCCTAAGAAATATATATCATCATTCATTTTTCAATTAGTAATATGGACAGTTCAATTATAGTTTTCCAAGAACatcacattaattatattatttattatttttatagtattgtatcatgaattaataattattaattatatacaattattaccatataattaagttaatagaTACGCGtggtataaataacttaaaattagtttaaacctTTTACATTTTAAGCATTTCCTtgcatatagaaaataataatttactacgtAATGGTGaaaaatttaaagtaggtacctattacctacggttaatattttttgagttataacagaaataacaaaaattgtcaGAGCTGTGGGTTTAAAGGGATTTATTGATCGTTCACAAAAAGATTGTACACACCATTCTCTCCTACCttgcattattaaaatacgaAGGGAACTTATTATCGTGAATTAAAGTAATTTCGCTTCTCTCTCCTCAAGTTTCTAATCGTgtctatttataggtatatatgcttTGCCGTCTCAATTTATCCCAAATTTCCGCTATAATAGcagttaaaatatcattatttttgtttcatgaACCTCTTTAGATATATCTTAAATATGAATagtgttcaatatattattgcatttgtatataaatatttatatataatatgtttactgtgattattaatattattaagtcatatatttatgtaataagagagttttaattaaaaaacactttttttgttttttgaaggCTCTTTGTTCGTGTGGAGAATTTGGATGGATTAGCGCCAAAAGGAAAAGATAAACGACCGTATAAGACAGTTTTAAAACTTACGCTTTTACCTCAAGAAAAAACTACTAAAACTAGTAAAACTATAGCTGCGGCTATGAGCCCTGTTGTAaatgaagatttttttattagtaccaAGTGTATTACTAACAAAGTTTTGaggtaaataaattttaatgaaaatgttttatgtatattttaatagtgcaataatttatttaggatATCTGTGTTTGATCATGAATACCAAGGAAAATATGATGCAGTTGGTcatgctttattttatttagataatataacacCCAGTAATGATGGAGCGCAAAGTGTTAAACTCTATAAACATTCTTGGGTAAGAGTTTACTAGttgaatagaataataatattttaaactctatacttattatatagtgtaattAGATACTACTATTTgtgaaaactttatttttatagttatgtttacttaaataatttttttccacaGCCCGATATAAATCTTTGCAATATCAATATcagtttaagttataaaaaacaacAGGAAACTTTACATATAGTTGTTCATGAAGCCAACAACTTAAATCTTCCACAcggttagtaaaataataatgtattaatatagctATATCAACTATTGGACAttgcatatttgtataatttaaaacttataatttacttaatagaacgtttactaatatatttttgaaataatgaaatgatatatttgtttagaaaaatcgaaaacttTTGTGAAAATAGCATATTTTAGCAAGGGTAAACGCATCAAGGAATATCAATCACCATCAGTGCCCAACACAAAAAATGACCCTAAGGCAACATACGAATTTAAAGTTGATTTAAGAATAGATTTAAATTCCACCGCAAATGGCTATATAGTAATTGGTTTAAAAGAAAAAGGATTTTTAAAAAGGAATGAAAGTAATTTAGGAAGAGTAATATTTGGGCCCTTTCTGTACACAGAGAGAGGCTATGATTTAACTCCTTGGGGCAAGGTTCTATTAACTAAAGATGGTGTTTCAGATAcattcaaaacatatttataacgtatagagaacaaaaatatatataggtaaatattgatataaaatatataatattaagtagtataatattttattgttaaaatggaacattttatttatattgaaatttgtagtttactatatagaaaataatttttataagccaAAATTAATGCTATTATGtctaggtataattttttattttcattttttgagataaactataataattactaattgtaagatattatatataaaacttaaactacattattattgatttaaaaatatcaataatacaacGTGTAGCTATAAaccttattaaattatattgaattaaccTGCCTCCAGaaataattgtacttaaaaaactataagtatttataactttacattaaatgtatttataataaaaatattggagtatttttgatttttgttattacatttttttggctaatgttattattattttttacatttattttttttttttgtatattttagtattttagttttaatcattttctttaattagtttattgtGAACTATAAACGTCcccattagttattatttattaaaaataaaatatttatacatgatgaaatataatacaacagttACATAATTGTATCTAAAAAGTAAAAGGTTATTAGCaaagtttcaaaattattcaaataatctgtaagatatttttattgtttttaatttaaaaatgttgcttggtccatagttttataaaaaaaagtaagtgATATtccttattaaaatgttttgtctTTTTATTGATCTATTAGCGATTAtagatttctttattatttacatatatgaacatattattatggcaaGTATGTGCAATAGTTATAGAAAactgttgtttaattttttactatatatataaatgcaatgGTGGTACTGTagtagtagtataataatatttgaaatggttatattttgaatttctgttttttaaaaactaaaataaatggaatacaattaaaaaaattaatactgtcAATATCTGCTAGTAGTTACTGCTTATCAGATTGCTATTTCATTTTTTAGAAGAATCTTTATTACCAATTTGATATTTCCCTAAAACGCAAATTCCCCCGGTGGTAATTTTCACTAGTCCCATCGGAACACCTATAATACTTGGCGGTAATATTTCTGAAACTCCCCTTTTCAAGCTCTATGAACGGATATACATGTACAAGTAAGTACATGTATTAGGTCTAGAGGGGAAGATATACggatagatatataattatatattaaaacaattcttACTCtcatacatagtatatactatagctACAGCATTAAGGTTTAGCGTATATACTAGCTATATGGtaaatccatataatatttatatatataggtatatggttGAGCCAATACGCATCCAAAATTTTATATAGGGTATAAGTATTTTTACcccaaaaaatatattcattttttatacgtCGTATTTACCagtttaaactaaatatacatgaaaacttgaaattattatatactggatgattttatacttttaaatgagATGGGAAttgatcataaatataaatatattattttatatgtgtgtgtgtattgtgaGTTTGTgtataaatgttatgttattatatataatattgtgtttatataacatgcattgtattatttgtactcGGTATCGGATATACCCTTTAGTTTACGTGTTTATATAACACTATTACAAATAACGATAATAGTTATCCAATATCCATCCGACCGTAATTTAAACGGTTTAATgcgagatttaaaaaaaagttatacgctctcataatacacatatatattgtgGAGACAAATCCGAACtggtttaaaacttaaaattatttttgtaatatttgctATATAaacgcataaataatatatattatatcattttatgaatgataataacaataaaaaaagttatgcaGAAGCCATAATATACga includes:
- the LOC132918047 gene encoding synaptotagmin-15-like isoform X2; translation: MFKNCYRCCLFYFGFGRRSEEVGLNLGLLENGNSVAGSTEHYTVQKISSFGRHISHDEDGLSVSGFTSDGEDDDPPPKTHTMKKRGKWGKPINKLKDPKTPNSFQTLAGVSMMMLQPITAGAGSTSTPDLDMTSTTDSDSFALSSKSADDNTSNSTARPHRFGSVATSMINVTSRLTSIRSKSSEVVSNTWKTPVDNAPPVDPNAHQEQAYGNVNFKITYDQHTKKLFVRVENLDGLAPKGKDKRPYKTVLKLTLLPQEKTTKTSKTIAAAMSPVVNEDFFISTKCITNKVLRISVFDHEYQGKYDAVGHALFYLDNITPSNDGAQSVKLYKHSWPDINLCNINISLSYKKQQETLHIVVHEANNLNLPHEKSKTFVKIAYFSKGKRIKEYQSPSVPNTKNDPKATYEFKVDLRIDLNSTANGYIVIGLKEKGFLKRNESNLGRVIFGPFLYTERGYDLTPWGKVLLTKDGVSDTFKTYL
- the LOC132918047 gene encoding synaptotagmin-15-like isoform X1 codes for the protein MFKNCYRCCLFYFGFGRRSEEVGLNLGLLENGNSVAGSTEHYTVQKISSFGRHISHDEDGLSVSGFTSDGEDDDPPPKTHTMKKRGKWGKPINKLKDPKTPNSFQTLAGVSMMMLQPITAGAGSTSTPDLSLTSGKKEFSKKEDKMDYLSPASCKETTGWLKSQSMQDMTSTTDSDSFALSSKSADDNTSNSTARPHRFGSVATSMINVTSRLTSIRSKSSEVVSNTWKTPVDNAPPVDPNAHQEQAYGNVNFKITYDQHTKKLFVRVENLDGLAPKGKDKRPYKTVLKLTLLPQEKTTKTSKTIAAAMSPVVNEDFFISTKCITNKVLRISVFDHEYQGKYDAVGHALFYLDNITPSNDGAQSVKLYKHSWPDINLCNINISLSYKKQQETLHIVVHEANNLNLPHEKSKTFVKIAYFSKGKRIKEYQSPSVPNTKNDPKATYEFKVDLRIDLNSTANGYIVIGLKEKGFLKRNESNLGRVIFGPFLYTERGYDLTPWGKVLLTKDGVSDTFKTYL